A single window of Haliotis asinina isolate JCU_RB_2024 chromosome 5, JCU_Hal_asi_v2, whole genome shotgun sequence DNA harbors:
- the LOC137284181 gene encoding uncharacterized protein isoform X1 yields the protein MDTRVSWLVKISLVLLLVGVAYPSRPSRRRQQQQNSATQARYEDSGCFTSHDQYHVCKGRTRNTRVELFAGSINYRRRMQEAILVRETTDDEDLTFETGSGMELTGISNREDLQAGVEDVVEVKVDCCEVGRIAARNGMHCHAKIHAALLDHANRTRDYHRRVRLPVQHHQQVSLPMRSFNMCIHNRGLEFYKCCHASKTDPRGRRTSFRPSRPRYRPPRRYQYDRRPYSRG from the exons ATGGACACGCGCGTGAGTTGGCTCGTGAAAATCAGTCTCGTGCTCCTACTTGTCGGCGTCGCCTATCCCTCCCGCCCCTCGCGACGACGACAGCAGCAGCAGAACTCGGCAACGCAAG CACGGTATGAAGACAGTggttgttttacgtcgcatgaCCAGTACCATGTATGTAAAGGTCGAACCAGAAACACGAGGGTCG AGCTATTCGCTGGATCTATCAATTACCGCCGTCGTATGCAGGAAGCCATCTTGGTAAGGGAGACAACCGATGACGAAGACTTAACCTTCGAAACAGGAAGTGGCATGGAGCTTACGGGAATTTCCAACCGAGAAGACCTGCAAGCTGGAGTAGAGG ATGTCGTGGAAGTGAAAGTCGATTGCTGTGAGGTAGGCAGGATAGCGGCGAGGAATGGCATGCACTGCCACGCCAAGATCCATGCCGCCTTACTGGACCACGCCAACCGCACACGTGACTACCATCGTCGTGTTCGTCTGCCCGTCCAACATCACCAACAGGTGTCGCTGCCGATGCGATCTTTCAACATGTGCATACATAACCGCGGCTTGGAGTTCTACAAATGTTGTCATGCTAGTAAGACAGATCCAAGGGGGAGAAGGACAAGTTTTAGACCGTCGAGGCCTAGATATCGCCCCCCAAGACGGTACCAGTATGACAGACGGCCGTATTCGAGAGGTTAA
- the LOC137284181 gene encoding uncharacterized protein isoform X2, giving the protein MDTRVSWLVKISLVLLLVGVAYPSRPSRRRQQQQNSATQELFAGSINYRRRMQEAILVRETTDDEDLTFETGSGMELTGISNREDLQAGVEDVVEVKVDCCEVGRIAARNGMHCHAKIHAALLDHANRTRDYHRRVRLPVQHHQQVSLPMRSFNMCIHNRGLEFYKCCHASKTDPRGRRTSFRPSRPRYRPPRRYQYDRRPYSRG; this is encoded by the exons ATGGACACGCGCGTGAGTTGGCTCGTGAAAATCAGTCTCGTGCTCCTACTTGTCGGCGTCGCCTATCCCTCCCGCCCCTCGCGACGACGACAGCAGCAGCAGAACTCGGCAACGCAAG AGCTATTCGCTGGATCTATCAATTACCGCCGTCGTATGCAGGAAGCCATCTTGGTAAGGGAGACAACCGATGACGAAGACTTAACCTTCGAAACAGGAAGTGGCATGGAGCTTACGGGAATTTCCAACCGAGAAGACCTGCAAGCTGGAGTAGAGG ATGTCGTGGAAGTGAAAGTCGATTGCTGTGAGGTAGGCAGGATAGCGGCGAGGAATGGCATGCACTGCCACGCCAAGATCCATGCCGCCTTACTGGACCACGCCAACCGCACACGTGACTACCATCGTCGTGTTCGTCTGCCCGTCCAACATCACCAACAGGTGTCGCTGCCGATGCGATCTTTCAACATGTGCATACATAACCGCGGCTTGGAGTTCTACAAATGTTGTCATGCTAGTAAGACAGATCCAAGGGGGAGAAGGACAAGTTTTAGACCGTCGAGGCCTAGATATCGCCCCCCAAGACGGTACCAGTATGACAGACGGCCGTATTCGAGAGGTTAA